The Mesoplodon densirostris isolate mMesDen1 chromosome 8, mMesDen1 primary haplotype, whole genome shotgun sequence genomic interval AACTAGTGAGGACAACACATTTGAGCGTGAGCCCATCCCTGACAACTAAAACCTACTCTCTGTTTGCTTGTTATCAAGGAAAAATTGGTTTGGCTAGGGAAGGAGGAGGTTGAGCAGGGTGTAGAGAAGatgaggagagaagagggagtcTGACTGCTTTggtttgagtttttgtttttctccagggGTTATGAAGGTGAACTTGCCAAAGAGTAGAAGGCAGAAAACTCAGTGTCCAAGGTCACTAGATTCTGAAGTCCTGGGTATGAAATAGTTCTTACCTATTCTGTGCATGGAAATCAAAGCTGTCGAACacttttctcagaaaaaaaaaaaaaaagttttattttccgttgccaaatttttaacttttttgttttgaattaattTCAAACTTatggaaaagttgaaagaatagtacAACCCAGAATCCCCAGATATTGACATTGTACCACATTTACACTCTTATTCTCTCCTTAGAGAACATACGTGTtcttaatatatttgtttatatacatattcttattATTTCCTAAACTGTTTGAGAGTAAGTTAAAGACATGGTGCTACTTAATCTTTAAATACTTctgtgtgtatttcctaaaaagCAGGACATTTTCTACATAATCATAGTAAATTATCAAAATTGAGAAATTGATATTCATGCAGTATTATTTATCAGATCTACAGAGCTTACTCAAATTTCACTTGTCAACCTAAAAAAGTTCtttttgacaaaagaaaaaaatgattttctggTGCAAGATCACAAGTTGCATGGGGTTGTCACTTCTATTTAGTCTCCATTAATCAGGAACAGTCTTCAgtccttcttttccttcactcATGcctttgacatttttgaagagtacaggccaCACATTGTGTAGAGTTGAAAGATGTGCCTTATGCATGATTAGCTTTCAGTTATGCACAGAAGTGCTGCTGTGTCCTTCTCAGTGGCTATACCAGGAGGGACATGATGTTGGTTTGTCCCATAACTAGTAGTGTTCATTTTTATCACTTGATTAAAGTGGTATctgtcagatttctccactgtgaaATTACTATTGCTCTCTTTTTAATTACTACAGATCTTATGCAAAGATTCTTTGAGATTCTATGGTTATTGTTTCTTATCAGAATTTCACCCACTAGTTTAAAATTGCCTGGAACAATTGTCACTATGTCAGTTGCCAAATGATGATTTGCTAATTCCATCATTCCTTTTACACTTCTTAACTGGCATATTAATTCTCCTATAAAATGAGGCAGGTAATGTGCCCTCTCTAACTGAGAAGGCTGTTAAGAGGATCAAATGAGACCTATATGTAAAAGTGCAGTGCAGAATGCTTCATAAATGTAAGCCATTGTTTTACTATTGTTCACCTTATGCCTGCCATCGGCCAAACACAACGACACAGAAAATTTCCGCTCTCTGCTCTAGGGCACATTAAACCCCATgagtatttgtatttttcacaaaATTCCCTTGGGAGTTCGGATTGCAACAAAGGCTACAGAATCCAttcagggaatatagtcaacatTTAGTTATTTGACAATTATTTATCAAGACAAGGACTTGAACAAAACACTATACCAATTGAATGTATAAACATGAAATTTCCTTAAAATGTCTAAATATGAAATTTTGCAAGAGTTGGTTACACCACCCCACCcctcaaaattatatatttttaatgtatttatatatttgagaAGGGGAAATCCTGCTACATGGACACAATTTGCAACAAACGAATAACTCCTACAGAGGGAAGATTTGGAGAAACTATACCAAATTTTTACGCCACGATAGTCTAAAAACCTGACTGCTTTAGAAATAGTCACAGCTATATCATAAGAATCAACTAGTTTGCACAAACCTACCATTTACCTCTGACTTATGTTTATCAGTTAATaattcttttactcttttttttctttctttagctaTAGATCTTTTGgcaggaaaaaaagatgaaagcagAGCCCAAATTTTCCATGATAAGTGAAGATATactacattattttttatctGAAATAATCTGTTCCTTGtaaagcaatggaaataaaattgtgtgtatgtgtgcacatgagtgtgtgtgtgtaccattctatctgtatgtatgtttgtattccttattaaggaaagaaacatttgtatatatatgcaGGAAATAAATGTCTTATCAACCCAATGACCTGTGTCAACTTTGCCATTACTTTTTCTACTACTTGGTTAGTTTTTGCATTACTTTAGAGGAGTGTTTTAGCACTTAAATGGCCATCTTCCCAACCAAATAagagttattgtatttttaactaTCTATTTATACACTCAAATGCATTAAGATATCTTAAGTTCATCACTCCTGGGTTATAATGCCTTAATGGTtctaatttgaattttctttctaattttgaaCACTCAGGACACCATCTTCTTTTACTGTTCAAGAAAGAAGTGTCTCCGTCATACACAGGGGGAAAATGCTCTTTTGGGTGTTAGCCCTCCTGACCCTTTGTGGTTTTCTATGGCATTATAAAGGACAGCTAAAGATCACAGACATCACTGATAAGTACATTTTCATCACTGGGTGTGACACTGGCTTTGGAAACTTGGCAGCCAGAACTTTTGACAAAAAAGGATTTCATGTAATTGCTGCCTGTCTGACTGAATCAGGATCAACAGCTTTAAAGGAAGAAACCTCAGAGAGACTTCATACTGTGCTTCTGGATGTAACTGACCCAGAAAGTGTCAAGAGGACTGCCCAGTGGGTGAAAAACCAAGCAGGGGAGAAAGGTGAGTGATGTGGGGATGGGAAGAATGGAAGGGGTGTTGAGAAGTTGCCAAAGCTAAATAAAATGTGTTCTGATTTTAAATAGTTCCtccaaaaaaatatttcctaaatacCAGCTGTGTACTGGAGAAGATTGGAGAAATTTTAGAATAACCCCTGAGTAGTTCTAAGTTTCAAGCTCTCTACATGCATGAGAGACACAGCCCACGTTATCCTAAGTCCCAGTGGGTGAATTTAGAACTGAGATAGAGGTATTAACTTTTCCTGGTCTTTTCCTGTGAAGTGCTACTCTAGCCCCCTGCACAGCAAAGAACTTGGGGCTAAAAACTACAGGAGATCATGGGGGCAATCTCCAAATTGTCATCTGTATTGGGACCCACTTCTCACTACAAAATGGTTCCAGAGCTCACACATTTTcactgggaaagaaagaaaatggtctgAGGATCTGAGCAAAGGTGTCTTAGATAGTCGTGATAGAGTAGTGAGTCACTGGACCTCATTCTGCCTTAGATTCTGCAAAGATGGCAGCATTCTGAACTAGAATACTTTTATTGGCTTGGATCAAGTTTGAAATATTCTCATGAATGAAGATATTTGAGtccacaaaggaaaaaacaaatgtatGTGATTTTTCTCTATCACATCTTCATCATATAGTTGAGACTCTGAAACTTTCAAAAACAATGGTTTGACGAGGCTccagttattttttaatgcttgAATTCCAAACacctttaacaatattaaatgctCCCCACTATAAAATAAGCCAAGTGAATGACTGGGTTTTTACCAAAAATAACTGTGAAATAGATCAATGTTGTTCTTTGTCTATAAAGAACTGTTTGTAAATATTCTCTGGCTTTGCCATCTAGCACAGTAGGAAAAATCGACCAGTTTACTCACATCTgagattaaaaagcaaaaagtctCACTCAGACAGTATCAGTATTTGACATTCAGAAGCAGAAACAGAAGAATTGTGAGATTGGCTTCCAGTCGCAGAACTTCAGCCATTTCAGTTTAGCCTCCCACCCTCTGTGCTCTCACTTCCCAAGACAGCAAAGTATTTCAAAGCAGGAAGGAGTATGACTAGAAGCAGGAAATGGCACCATCAGGTAAAGCAAGGGCTGTATTTCCATCAAGGATGCCCATATAATGCCACCTTctaccacacctccttcccttcctctctgttcTAGGTCTCTGGGGTCTGATCAACAATGCTGGTGTTGTCGGTGTGCTGGCGCCCACTGACTGGCTGACAGTGGAGGACTACAGAGAACCTATTGAAGTGAACCTGTTTGGACTCATCAGTGTCACGTTAAATATGCTTCCCTTGGTCAAAAAAGCTCGAGGGAGGGTTATCAACGTCTCCAGCATTGGGGGTCGGCTTGCATTCAGTGGAGGGGGCTACGCTCCATCCAAATATGCAGTAGAAGCCTTCAATGACAGCTTAAGGTAAAGCAAAGATGggtatattagaaaataataggTGCTAACATTCActgaacatttatttatgtacCAGACACTATTTTTGGTGCTTTACGCTATTCCCAATTTATAGATGATACCACTGTAACTAAGAGAGATGAAGTAactagcccaaggtcacccagctgtcaAGTGGTAGAATTAAGATTTGAACATAATTCTGTCgaagtcttttttcctttttgcattaGTGCATGATGTGGATAGTGGTGGCAAACTTATATTCAACAGATCAGCTTATTTAACAGGGAATCCCAGAGAGAAGCTAAATCGAGTCTCTCTGTTGGTGTTACTGTCAGCTGCAGACACAACAGTAGCATTTTATTTAAACCCTCAGTAAAAAATTATCCGGTAAATAATGACTCAGCTATGCagcattttatttcctcttgttGCAAGTTCTGGACTCAAACCTCACACACTATATCTGAATGTATGgtaacctccccacccccactccaagGACAAGAAAGACAGCTTTCCTCTGATGCTTCCATTTCCAAATGAAACTCAGAGTAGGAGCTTGCTAATCAGAGGTGAAGATTCTGCTACCACCAGAAAGCATTGACCACATCTTTTTGCTGTGTGCTATCAGAGAATCCCAGAGCATAAAACCATAAGATGACCAATTTAATAAACAAAGTCCCCCAACTCAGTGTGCGCAGACATGAATTACTTTGGGTTTATGATGTTTGAGGTTCACTGGGCTTCTTGAATCTCTAGGTTTATACCTTTTGACAGATTTGGGGAATTTTCAGCCAGTGTttctccaaacttttttttttctacaatccACTATTCCTTCTCCTAGGATTCTAACACAAATGTTAGACCTTTTGGGTTTGTCCCACAGATCCCTATGTTTCTGTTcacttttcaattatttttctctttgctgttCAGATTAGGTAATTTCTAATGATCTATCTTCAAATTCACTGCTTTTCCTTCATCTTCTCCATTTTACTAATGAGTCCAgccagtaaatattttattttgattattgtatttttcaagtgtaaaattttcatttggttctttcttttctgaaagctttctttctttctctctttctctctctctctatccctccctcttcctttcttcagaaataaagagaaagaaagaaagaaagaaagaaagaaagaaagaaagaaagaaagaagaaagaaagaaagaggaaggagggaaggaaggaagagaagaatgaaagagggagaggaagaaagagcgagggagggaggaaggatggaaggaagaaagaggaaggagggaagggaaggagggaaagaagaagaaagagggagggaggaaagaagggaagaaggaaagaagaggattCCCCGCTCTCTCTGAGCATTAGGATCCCCCACGCCAACTCCTCAAGCCAGAACAATGGGCTTCGCCTGGAGTTCTCTCTGTTTATGAATTGGGTCTCTCCTggaattctttccttctacttctgAGTTTTGAGGTTGATTTGAGTCCAGACCAGGGATCTAGAGCAGCGGAAATATAGGAAACCCACGTTTGGTTCAGTGGTATTTCAAAATCTACTCTTCTTCCCTACTTTGCCTACTAACATTTGCTTTTTAGAGTTTTTAAATAGCTGCTCCATGCATTCTGTCCAGGTATTGTAGCTGCTTTCAATAGGAGagacaggagtgtgtgtgtgcttaatGTATCTTACCTGAAACCAGAACCTGTGACCGTCAGTTCAAAGCCTCTAAACTGCAAATGGTTATATCAGTTAAGGTTCTCATGGGAAATGGAGGCACATTAAAATTGGGTCAATGGAGCAGATTTA includes:
- the DHRS9 gene encoding dehydrogenase/reductase SDR family member 9 — protein: MLFWVLALLTLCGFLWHYKGQLKITDITDKYIFITGCDTGFGNLAARTFDKKGFHVIAACLTESGSTALKEETSERLHTVLLDVTDPESVKRTAQWVKNQAGEKGLWGLINNAGVVGVLAPTDWLTVEDYREPIEVNLFGLISVTLNMLPLVKKARGRVINVSSIGGRLAFSGGGYAPSKYAVEAFNDSLRRDMKAFDVHVACIEPGLFKTYLSDPVKSTERKRTIWKHLSPDIKQQYGEDYIEKSLDKLKGSTSLVNMDLSLVVECMDHALTSLFPKTHYAAGKDAKTFWIPLSHMPAVLQDFLLLKQKVELANPKAV